Proteins encoded by one window of Pleurocapsa minor HA4230-MV1:
- the pntB gene encoding Re/Si-specific NAD(P)(+) transhydrogenase subunit beta — protein MSNNLVAVAYIAASALFILSLGGLSNQETARQGNLFGIIGMAIAFIATALSAQVNGYGVLIGAIVPGAIIGSVLAARVAMTSMPELVAILHSFVGLAAVLVGLATYLQPENTLTGVEATIHELEIYIGIFIGAVTFAGSVVAFGKLNGSFGSKPLMLPARHLINIALLAGSVVLGVQFMGTENGLQPLLIMTGLACVLGFLLVMGIGGADMPVVISMLNSYSGWAAAAAGFMLSNDVLIVTGALVGSSGAILSYIMCEAMNRSFISVILGGFGEGATATPTGEAKPMGEATATNVEEVAELLNDAKSVVIVPGYGMAVAQAQHSVSDITKILRKRGKEVRFGIHPVAGRMPGHMNVLLAEANVPYDIVLEMDEINDDFSNTDVVLVIGANDTVNPSALDDPSSPIAGMPVMEVWHAQNTIVMKRSLGIGYAGVDNPLFYMDNNQMLYGDAKANVSALLNELSKTEKELVAA, from the coding sequence ATGTCAAATAATCTTGTGGCGGTTGCTTATATTGCAGCCAGTGCCTTATTCATCCTCAGCCTGGGAGGACTATCAAACCAGGAAACAGCCCGTCAGGGTAATTTGTTCGGTATTATTGGGATGGCGATCGCTTTTATCGCTACAGCCCTCAGCGCCCAGGTAAACGGTTACGGCGTTTTGATTGGGGCGATCGTTCCTGGAGCAATTATCGGCTCAGTTCTCGCTGCTAGAGTGGCAATGACTTCCATGCCCGAACTCGTAGCGATCCTCCATAGTTTTGTTGGTTTAGCTGCGGTACTTGTTGGTTTAGCTACCTACTTACAGCCTGAAAACACTCTAACTGGAGTTGAGGCAACTATCCACGAACTAGAAATCTACATCGGTATCTTTATTGGTGCTGTTACCTTTGCAGGTTCTGTAGTGGCATTTGGCAAGTTAAACGGTTCTTTTGGTAGCAAACCGCTGATGTTACCTGCCCGTCACTTAATCAACATTGCATTATTAGCTGGTTCAGTGGTTCTTGGTGTTCAGTTCATGGGAACAGAGAATGGCTTACAACCTCTGTTAATCATGACTGGTTTAGCTTGTGTACTCGGCTTCCTCCTCGTAATGGGTATTGGTGGTGCGGATATGCCTGTGGTCATTTCCATGCTCAATAGCTATTCAGGTTGGGCTGCTGCTGCTGCTGGCTTCATGCTTTCTAACGATGTACTAATCGTAACTGGAGCATTGGTTGGTAGTAGTGGGGCGATCCTGAGCTATATCATGTGTGAAGCAATGAATCGTTCTTTTATCAGTGTTATCTTGGGCGGTTTTGGTGAAGGCGCGACTGCCACCCCTACTGGTGAGGCTAAACCAATGGGTGAAGCTACCGCTACTAACGTTGAAGAAGTTGCAGAATTACTCAATGATGCTAAAAGTGTGGTGATCGTTCCTGGTTACGGTATGGCGGTTGCTCAAGCACAACATTCTGTTTCCGACATTACTAAAATTCTCCGCAAGCGCGGTAAAGAAGTGCGTTTTGGTATTCACCCCGTGGCAGGTAGAATGCCTGGACACATGAACGTATTGTTGGCAGAGGCTAATGTACCCTACGACATTGTGTTAGAGATGGACGAAATTAATGATGACTTTTCTAATACTGATGTGGTGTTAGTAATTGGTGCTAATGATACTGTTAATCCTAGTGCCTTAGACGATCCTTCTAGCCCAATTGCAGGTATGCCTGTCATGGAAGTCTGGCACGCGCAGAATACTATTGTGATGAAACGTAGTTTGGGTATTGGTTATGCAGGGGTGGATAATCCTTTGTTCTACATGGATAATAATCAGATGCTTTACGGTGATGCGAAGGCTAATGTTAGTGCTTTGTTGAATGAGTTGTCTAAAACTGAGAAGGAATTGGTTGCTGCTTAG
- a CDS encoding acyl carrier protein, whose protein sequence is MSIENQNYQFEILEYAVNQHLDKLLSCSDKKDALNVILNQSKDLIWKIATEIYNESGHKIDFAFIKNLLDQRSNLLENRIGEEQKAKADLEARRLFKKAEKERFREEQRVASIKATAKLKDQKIEQIAKQKELDRERRERESKQLQAFKQANSEINSNYESSDIFIRIGNTIADQLEINQKTIKFNSYIMKDLGADELDNIEIVMAIEEEFDIEITDDDIPSCKSIKVSPYDYSCSSYEDWNIEKMFYLVVQKI, encoded by the coding sequence ATGAGTATTGAAAACCAGAATTATCAATTTGAAATTTTAGAATATGCGGTTAATCAGCATCTAGATAAGCTTTTGTCTTGTAGTGATAAAAAAGATGCGTTAAACGTCATTCTAAATCAAAGTAAAGATCTTATTTGGAAAATAGCGACAGAAATCTACAATGAAAGCGGACATAAAATAGATTTTGCGTTTATCAAAAACCTACTCGATCAGAGAAGTAATCTATTAGAAAATAGAATTGGGGAAGAGCAAAAGGCTAAAGCCGATTTAGAAGCTAGAAGATTATTTAAAAAAGCCGAAAAAGAACGTTTTAGAGAAGAACAAAGAGTAGCCAGTATAAAGGCAACAGCCAAGTTAAAAGACCAAAAAATAGAACAAATAGCTAAACAAAAAGAACTAGATCGAGAGCGAAGAGAGAGAGAATCTAAACAATTACAAGCATTTAAACAAGCAAATTCAGAAATTAATAGTAATTACGAAAGCTCTGACATCTTTATCCGAATTGGAAATACAATTGCCGATCAACTTGAGATAAATCAAAAAACAATAAAATTTAATAGTTATATTATGAAAGATTTGGGAGCAGATGAATTAGATAATATTGAGATTGTAATGGCAATTGAAGAAGAATTTGATATAGAAATAACAGATGATGATATACCTTCATGTAAATCGATTAAGGTTTCACCATATGATTATTCATGTTCTTCATATGAGGATTGGAATATTGAAAAAATGTTTTATTTGGTTGTACAAAAAATCTGA
- a CDS encoding GxxExxY protein: protein MRENEIAREIVDAAYKIHTRLGAGLLESVYEAVMAYELQKRGLRFERQKPIPVVYEGMHLGEGFRADFIVENLVIIELKSVECIAPVHKKQLLTYLRLTNKHLGLLINFNTDLIKNGITRIVNNL, encoded by the coding sequence GTGAGGGAAAATGAGATTGCAAGGGAAATTGTGGATGCTGCGTACAAGATTCATACAAGGTTGGGGGCGGGTTTGTTGGAGTCGGTTTATGAGGCGGTGATGGCTTATGAGTTGCAGAAGCGAGGCTTAAGGTTTGAAAGACAAAAGCCAATTCCTGTGGTTTATGAGGGGATGCACTTAGGAGAAGGATTTCGAGCAGATTTTATTGTAGAGAATTTGGTAATCATTGAGTTGAAATCTGTAGAATGTATTGCTCCAGTTCACAAAAAACAACTATTGACTTATCTCCGTTTAACTAATAAACACTTAGGCTTACTAATCAACTTCAACACCGATCTCATCAAAAACGGTATTACTCGTATCGTCAACAACCTTTAA
- a CDS encoding DUF29 domain-containing protein: MEELIQLRESIEKHDFVTALQIVDQLEEMSVEDKLNKIFSYMVVLLLHLIKEDAEKRLTKSWKLSINNSIKQINRINKRRKSDGYYANKADLNKIIDDAFELALEGAAIKAFGGAYDEQELLELIKVDEIKDKAISVLDYSK, translated from the coding sequence ATGGAAGAACTTATCCAGTTAAGAGAAAGCATAGAAAAACATGACTTTGTGACTGCTTTACAAATTGTCGATCAATTGGAAGAAATGTCTGTAGAGGATAAACTCAACAAAATATTTAGCTACATGGTAGTTTTGCTTCTACATTTAATTAAAGAAGATGCTGAGAAAAGACTAACTAAATCTTGGAAACTTTCCATCAATAATTCCATTAAACAGATAAATAGGATTAATAAAAGACGTAAATCTGATGGGTATTATGCCAATAAAGCAGATTTAAACAAAATAATTGATGATGCTTTTGAACTTGCTTTAGAAGGTGCGGCGATCAAGGCTTTTGGTGGTGCTTATGATGAACAAGAGTTACTTGAATTAATTAAAGTAGATGAAATTAAGGACAAAGCTATTTCTGTATTAGATTATTCAAAATAA
- a CDS encoding prepilin peptidase, producing the protein METVVMAIGFATAFTFGACIGSFLNVVIYRIPAGLSLVHPPSRCPQCMHPLGITENVPVFGWLWLRGCCRWCKTRISSRYPIVEAVTGLIFMAVFGRFGYSLETVGYCLFLSWLLSLSMIDLDTMTLPSSLTKSGLVLGLVFQVVIGWQASHSQGVANGLMFGIGGAVSGIWLLEIIALIGLMMMGQQAMGDADGKLMATIGAWIGWKYVLLSSLIACGMGAIVGGGAIALKIIGRKQPMPFGPFLALGGALSLFFGNEIIDAYLQNFWSF; encoded by the coding sequence ATGGAAACAGTAGTTATGGCAATAGGATTTGCCACAGCTTTTACCTTTGGCGCGTGTATTGGTAGTTTCCTCAACGTAGTTATATATCGCATTCCCGCAGGATTATCTTTAGTTCATCCCCCATCTCGCTGTCCTCAATGTATGCATCCATTGGGAATTACGGAAAATGTCCCTGTATTTGGCTGGTTATGGCTTCGGGGTTGCTGTCGTTGGTGCAAAACTAGAATTTCCAGCCGTTATCCAATTGTCGAAGCAGTTACTGGCTTAATCTTTATGGCGGTTTTTGGGCGTTTTGGCTACAGTCTAGAAACTGTTGGCTACTGTCTTTTTTTATCTTGGCTATTATCGTTATCGATGATTGACTTGGATACTATGACTTTACCCTCGTCTTTAACTAAATCAGGATTAGTATTGGGCTTAGTATTTCAGGTTGTTATTGGTTGGCAAGCTAGCCATAGCCAAGGTGTAGCCAATGGTTTAATGTTTGGGATTGGTGGTGCAGTTTCAGGTATCTGGTTGCTAGAAATTATTGCCTTAATCGGTTTAATGATGATGGGACAGCAGGCAATGGGTGATGCAGACGGTAAGTTAATGGCAACTATTGGCGCTTGGATTGGCTGGAAATATGTTTTATTATCTAGCTTGATTGCCTGTGGTATGGGTGCAATTGTTGGCGGTGGCGCGATCGCTTTGAAAATTATTGGCAGAAAACAACCAATGCCTTTTGGGCCATTTTTAGCATTAGGTGGGGCATTAAGCTTATTTTTTGGGAATGAGATAATTGATGCCTATCTCCAGAATTTTTGGAGTTTTTAG
- a CDS encoding YegS/Rv2252/BmrU family lipid kinase: protein MNRPACLIFNPVAGQGNSEQDLATIKSILEPTFDLDIQYTTPEVSAGELAVQAVKNNVEMIIASGGDGTVSAVAEALINTDIPLGAIARGTANAFANALDIPDTIEAACQVIVDGATKKVDAAYCNDKPMILLAGIGFEAETVEDADREAKDRLGMLAYVLSGLKQLREFEKFTTIIETDDKVIEVDANAVTVANAAPPTSVLAQGTAGVVYDDGLLDVTIITAKTRVEAIAISYHLLQTASNNEAAERNDVGYLRTKWVKVTTNPPQKVVLDGELIGFTPIEVKCIPQGLTVFTPVDQVRQLQESLDHLPGIKITAKQHVAEAEKLESIKSMAEDGVQIDSEEFLKGEG from the coding sequence ATGAATCGCCCAGCTTGTTTAATTTTCAATCCTGTTGCGGGACAAGGTAACTCAGAGCAAGATTTAGCCACTATTAAGAGTATTTTAGAGCCAACATTCGATCTCGATATTCAATACACTACCCCAGAAGTTAGCGCAGGAGAATTAGCAGTCCAAGCAGTAAAGAATAATGTAGAAATGATTATTGCTTCTGGGGGAGATGGTACGGTTTCAGCAGTCGCCGAAGCTTTAATTAATACAGATATTCCTTTAGGTGCGATCGCCAGAGGAACAGCAAATGCTTTTGCCAATGCTTTGGATATACCCGACACGATTGAAGCAGCATGTCAGGTAATTGTCGATGGTGCAACTAAAAAGGTAGATGCAGCATACTGTAACGATAAGCCGATGATTTTATTGGCAGGAATAGGTTTTGAGGCTGAAACCGTAGAAGATGCCGATCGCGAAGCAAAAGATCGCTTAGGAATGCTAGCTTATGTGCTTTCTGGATTGAAGCAACTGAGAGAATTTGAGAAATTCACGACGATAATTGAAACTGATGATAAAGTAATCGAAGTTGACGCTAACGCTGTGACGGTTGCCAATGCTGCACCACCTACTTCAGTTTTAGCCCAAGGTACAGCAGGAGTAGTTTATGATGATGGACTACTGGATGTGACCATTATTACGGCTAAAACGAGAGTAGAGGCGATCGCTATTTCTTATCATCTACTTCAAACTGCAAGTAACAATGAAGCAGCCGAAAGAAATGACGTTGGCTATTTACGAACCAAGTGGGTAAAAGTTACTACCAATCCACCACAAAAAGTAGTTTTAGACGGAGAATTAATTGGTTTTACTCCTATAGAGGTTAAATGTATTCCTCAAGGCTTAACCGTATTTACCCCTGTTGACCAAGTAAGACAACTACAAGAAAGCCTAGATCATCTGCCAGGAATTAAAATTACGGCTAAACAACATGTTGCTGAAGCAGAAAAATTAGAGTCGATAAAATCGATGGCGGAGGATGGAGTTCAGATCGACAGCGAAGAGTTTCTCAAAGGGGAAGGTTGA
- a CDS encoding transglutaminase family protein, translated as MTSNKPTAVTTIRPIAASSIYGMVFHEDFIWAIDSNNGYLLQIDPATDNTTILNTRSWSDFIGATGLAITDDILWFTKGERVYCCSLVTKDFEPQLFLHLDCEINGIAVWESTIYLTSQKQGKILVYNRDRATKITHFYAPGIGLENITVKSEEIWLTDDLEQTVYCLDRATGETIFSVLTPFASPTGLAFNSNEGQETLYVAYTDREMYIRDNPNAEPNYELQDRDRTFIHPLYFAYNRQQNYALSNGYLVEMSYTEEISPLDEIEIDNLEWRIALPAETDRQKIRSVQAIGLPFTEEVKDGQRIAVFKFDNFNSEQRYIFGWKAILAVWSIKYQIKPDDCERIPNLSQEYQQKYLLDNDNLAMDTEIIKQAAKTAIGSETNLLRQVYSIRNYVYDKLAYGIKPHIDTPDLVLKRGVGSCGEYLGLLLALCRLNGIACRTVGRYKCPGDPLKRNLPLQPDYNHVWMEFYLPGYGWLPMESNPDDLFEGGPYPTRFFMGLSWYHAEMAKDTSFEFITSEGVKIDKETVSIGDLSLNHIRFIILSELQPEISK; from the coding sequence ATGACCTCAAATAAACCTACTGCTGTCACAACCATTAGACCGATCGCAGCCAGTTCAATTTACGGTATGGTGTTCCATGAAGATTTTATTTGGGCGATTGACTCTAACAACGGTTATTTACTACAAATCGATCCCGCTACAGATAACACGACCATTCTAAATACTCGCAGTTGGTCAGATTTTATTGGGGCAACAGGTTTAGCCATTACTGATGATATTCTTTGGTTTACTAAGGGCGAACGTGTCTACTGTTGTTCTTTAGTCACTAAAGATTTTGAACCGCAATTATTTCTCCATTTAGATTGCGAGATTAACGGCATTGCTGTTTGGGAATCGACCATTTATTTGACCAGTCAAAAACAAGGCAAGATTTTAGTTTATAATCGCGATCGCGCCACCAAGATTACGCATTTTTATGCCCCTGGGATTGGTTTAGAAAATATTACCGTCAAGTCAGAAGAGATTTGGCTAACAGACGATCTAGAGCAAACTGTTTATTGTCTCGATCGAGCTACAGGAGAAACTATTTTTAGTGTTTTAACTCCCTTTGCTTCACCAACAGGATTAGCTTTTAATTCTAACGAAGGTCAAGAAACTCTTTATGTCGCTTATACAGATCGCGAAATGTATATCCGCGACAATCCTAATGCTGAACCCAATTACGAATTACAAGATCGCGATCGCACTTTTATTCACCCACTTTATTTCGCTTACAACCGCCAGCAAAACTACGCTTTATCTAATGGCTATTTAGTGGAGATGTCCTACACTGAGGAAATTTCACCTCTAGATGAGATCGAGATCGACAATTTAGAATGGCGTATTGCCTTACCAGCAGAAACAGATCGACAAAAAATTCGCTCAGTTCAGGCGATCGGACTACCCTTTACGGAAGAAGTTAAAGATGGGCAGCGCATTGCCGTATTTAAGTTTGATAATTTTAATTCTGAACAGCGTTATATATTTGGCTGGAAAGCAATTTTAGCAGTCTGGAGCATTAAATATCAGATTAAGCCCGATGATTGCGAAAGAATACCGAACCTTAGTCAAGAATATCAACAAAAGTACCTGTTAGACAACGATAATCTGGCTATGGATACCGAGATTATTAAACAGGCTGCCAAAACAGCGATCGGCTCAGAAACCAATCTTTTACGTCAGGTATACAGTATTCGCAACTATGTTTATGACAAACTAGCCTACGGTATCAAACCCCATATTGATACTCCCGATCTTGTACTTAAACGAGGAGTGGGTTCATGCGGGGAATATCTTGGCTTGCTTTTGGCTTTATGCCGTCTTAATGGTATTGCCTGTCGCACCGTTGGGAGATATAAATGTCCTGGGGATCCTCTCAAGCGCAACCTACCTTTACAGCCTGATTATAACCATGTTTGGATGGAGTTTTATCTTCCTGGCTATGGCTGGTTACCAATGGAATCTAACCCCGACGATCTGTTTGAAGGAGGGCCATATCCCACCCGCTTTTTTATGGGACTATCTTGGTATCACGCAGAGATGGCAAAAGATACTTCTTTTGAGTTTATTACGAGTGAAGGTGTAAAAATTGATAAAGAAACGGTTTCGATTGGTGACTTATCCTTGAATCATATTCGGTTTATCATCTTGTCAGAATTACAGCCTGAAATATCTAAGTAA
- a CDS encoding NYN domain-containing protein, with the protein MSPPSHQAILLVDGYNIIGDWSDLKQSRDRHGLEAARYELVECLINYSASVAYRTKVVFDAHYQDTPRSTETHTAALSVHYTAFAETADTYIEKFCATFARKKYQQESTRLIVATSDRAQQLTVVGYGAEWLSAPMLEREVGLAVQKTKNKTNKQTKRKPPGRFLFNTLDPVAQKRLKQMRQGM; encoded by the coding sequence ATGTCTCCCCCCTCCCACCAGGCAATATTACTCGTCGATGGTTATAACATCATCGGCGACTGGTCGGACTTAAAACAAAGTCGCGATCGCCATGGCTTAGAAGCTGCTCGATATGAACTAGTCGAATGTTTAATCAACTATAGCGCTTCCGTAGCATACCGTACCAAGGTTGTTTTTGATGCTCATTATCAAGACACCCCTCGCAGCACTGAAACCCACACTGCTGCTTTATCGGTACATTATACTGCCTTTGCCGAAACCGCAGATACCTATATTGAGAAATTTTGCGCCACCTTTGCTCGCAAGAAATACCAGCAGGAATCTACTCGTTTAATCGTCGCGACTAGCGATCGCGCCCAACAGCTAACTGTGGTCGGCTATGGAGCAGAATGGCTTTCCGCACCAATGCTGGAGCGAGAAGTAGGATTAGCAGTCCAGAAAACTAAAAATAAGACCAACAAACAGACCAAGAGAAAACCTCCTGGTCGTTTTTTATTTAATACCTTAGATCCTGTTGCCCAAAAGCGATTAAAGCAAATGCGACAGGGTATGTAG
- a CDS encoding energy-coupling factor ABC transporter ATP-binding protein, which produces MTFTSNIKAEKLPTIRVNNICFSWSDEASVLQDCTLQVPQGEFWMLLGNNGSGKSTLLRLLAGLLIPDSGSVVMPHKTGFVFQNPDHQLVMPTVGADIAFGLVSENLTQVQVRQRVKEALDAVNLPELERRPIHALSGGQKQRIAIAGAIARNCEAILFDEPTALLDADTQLELVAQVRNLVKERGLTALWVTHRLEELDYCDGAFLLAGGKVVAQGEPQSLKQKLLATESQ; this is translated from the coding sequence ATGACTTTTACTAGCAATATTAAGGCGGAAAAATTGCCGACTATCCGAGTAAACAATATCTGCTTTAGCTGGTCTGACGAAGCGTCTGTCTTACAGGATTGCACCCTTCAAGTACCCCAGGGGGAATTTTGGATGCTCTTGGGGAACAATGGTAGTGGTAAATCAACTTTATTAAGGTTATTAGCTGGATTGCTAATCCCTGATAGTGGTTCGGTTGTCATGCCTCACAAAACGGGATTTGTCTTTCAAAATCCCGACCATCAGCTAGTCATGCCGACTGTGGGAGCAGATATTGCTTTTGGTTTGGTGAGTGAGAATCTAACTCAGGTGCAGGTAAGACAGAGAGTCAAAGAAGCCCTCGATGCAGTCAACTTACCAGAGCTAGAAAGAAGACCAATTCATGCTCTTAGTGGTGGTCAAAAACAAAGAATTGCGATCGCAGGAGCTATTGCTCGTAACTGCGAAGCTATTTTATTTGATGAACCAACTGCCTTGCTCGATGCAGATACTCAGCTGGAGTTAGTCGCTCAGGTGAGGAATCTAGTCAAAGAACGGGGTCTAACTGCTCTTTGGGTAACCCACCGTTTAGAAGAGTTAGACTACTGTGATGGTGCATTTTTATTAGCAGGAGGCAAAGTCGTAGCTCAGGGAGAACCTCAATCTCTTAAGCAAAAGTTGTTAGCAACAGAAAGCCAATAA